CCCAGTTCCCACCCGGCTTTCCCGCAGCCGcgctccccttcccccacttgcAATGAGTACCCCCCCTCTGCCTCTGCAGTGAGCCCCCGCCTTCCTGCCTTGCGCAGAACAGTCCTCAGTTTTGCCGCAGTGCGCCTCCGCCTCCCCGCCTTGCCGCAGTGcgccccccccttcctctccttgtcGCATTgcgcccttcccccaccacccATCCTTGTCGCATTgcgtcctctccctcctcccctccttgcCGCGCCCATCAAAGAGCTTCATCCCACAGCCGCAGTGCCCCCGCCCCACGCCTCTCCGCCTTGCCGCAATGCGGGCACCTCTGCTTCATCTCCCTACCGCGCCCCTCAGTGCTCCTCATCCTACAGCCGCAGTGCACCCCCCCCTCCCCGCGTAGCCACAGCGCGGGcacctccccctcctctccttgcTTTGCCCTTCAATGAAGTCTCTCCCATACCGCAgtgctgccccacccccaccgcCTCCCTCCCTAGACAGAGTGCCCCAGCCCTGCCGCAGTGCGACTCCCCCTCCCATCTCCCCTCCTAGCCGCAGTGAGCCTACGCCTAACCGCAGCCCAACCCCCACCACCGTTTATCCTCGCCCTGAAGCTTTGCCCCATCCGTCCcgtcccccgccccccccccttaGCCCCCAGTTCCCTGGCTTGAGACCCTGGCACCTACTTCTTGCAGGGGATGAGAGCCTTCCTCTCCTCCAGCAGGCGGATGCGCTGCTGGGGTCCATCGTAGGTGAGCAGGGCCCGGGTGCTGCGGCCGCTGCTGTGCTCGTAGCGCACCTGACGTCCTTCCCACTGCTGCGGAGCCTGGCATGGTGGCCCAGGCTCCCCGACGGCTAGCTCCCAGCTGCAGAAGCCACCCAGGAGCAAAGCCACCAGGAGTGCGGCGCGCATCCCTCTCGGTGCTGCTGCGGACAGCGCAGGGGGAGAGGAGCCGGCTGGGGAGCAGAGCGGccaagggcagggcagggcagggtggGCAGCGCAGGGAAGGTGGGCAGCGCAGGGCGAGGTGGCTAGGGTGGGCAGCGCAGGACAGGGGCTCTCTCCGCCGTCCCCTCCCTCCCCTAGCCCTTCGGTGCCCTTGCcgggggagggagggacggaggtcCAGTCGCGTCGGGACGGGGCAGCGACCTCGGCTCCGGCTTCCCCGAGCACGGGGAGCTGGCTGGAGGACACTGCGGGCAGAGAGCTCGCAGCTGGCTCCCTCCCGCTCCGGCTCCGGCTGCGACTGCGGCTTCCTTTCCCCCCCCCTATACCCCCCCGCCGACTCTCTGCTGCCAACAGGAAATGCAGAGGCAAACGTGCCCGCCACAGCCCAATGGGCATCCGCAGAGTGGACGTGCGGgcggggggaggagggagagctcGGGCAAATGCGGGAGGACTGCAGACTCGGGCGGGCGGGGCTGCAGCAGTAAATGCTGGAGGGAGGAGAGGCTGCCAGGAGCTGCCACTCAGTCTCCCACCCACCCCGCCAGCCCCCCAAAACCAAGGGGCATCTTGGTACCCTCTGGACATGGAGTGGGAGCCGGCCCAAGCTCGGAGGGAGAGCCCTCGCCCTTAACTTCGTCTTGGGGATTCTCTGCTCCAGGCCCCTCATTCATTCTtcagacaaagacaaaaacaaaaaggagggtAGGAGGGTTTCCGAGAGGGGCCACTAACTTAACCCCGAGGTCAAACCGGGAGAGCAAGGATTTGACCCAGGTCCTCccacttgggggtggggggtcttGGACTTGGAGAAACCGAGTTTGAATGCTGGGTCTGACTCTGACTAGCTATGTCACAATTTAgcctagcctcagtttccacagttTGCTTGGAGCAACTTAGAGCCCTTGTATCAATGTGAGCTGGTATCATCCTAGGAATTCAACAGTTCAAGAAACATTGGCTAAGCTCCCATTGTGTGAGGCTCTGCTAGGTCCTGCCAATGgagtgacaaaaaggaaacagttcCTGGCCCCTCACTTTCTCAATCATATCCATATATTTGTAAAAACATCACCCGTGTcaccttaagcaaatcatttgccctctctaagcctcagtttccccatctgtacaatgaggagaATGGACTAGTTGACTTCTTAGATTCTCAGATTATAGCTCTAAAGCAAGAAAGGATACCAGAAGCCAAGAAGCCCAAACCCACCTTGCTCAGATGAGGCCTCAGATCCTTCTCTCCAGCTCTTCATCTAGGACAGTCTATGGCTATTGCCAGGATGCCAGGCCACTAGCTCAGCACCAAAACAGAAGAATCACTCTGGGTTAGCTGACATCACTAGAGGCCAAGCCTCCATTCACCTGGCAGAAAGCAGGTGCTGCCTCATTGGCCTATAACTGTCACACGGTGGATATTTAATACATACTAGGTCATTACTGTACCTGGTAATTATGGGCAATcttgggactctgggaacaatgaGGCAGAGTTGACTGACATTGGATTTGGCAGACTCAAAGAGCCAGCAGTATagtcttatttacctttctttgttGTTCAGACATGTTAGActattcttggcagagatactcaagtggtttgccattttcttctccattaggtaaataaaggttaagtgacttgcccagggtcacactgtggTAGTagctgactccaggcttggtgctctatccactgcaccaccctaTTTACCTTTACAACTCTCAACACAGAGCCAAATGTATAGTAGcaagtgcttaatcaatgtttgtttgaATTCTTGTCCATGAGTTCCAAGTTGCTTTACATGCATGTTATCTCTTCCACTAATTGGCCAGGAAGTTGCTGGGATGTCCAGAAGCTGGTACAGCCTTTAGCAGAGCAAGGGGGTTAGATCCTCCCTCTGGTAGAGAAGCATCAAAAGAAGGTTAAAGTGAGAGGAAGcaagagatcatctcatccaacctccatattttacaaatgattctttacagattagaaaacctagagagattaaataacttgttcatgAAGTCATTTGAGGAAAACCTGGAAGGGGTTGTGCTCTGGCCCCCTGGCTCTAAATCCCAGGACAGAAAGAACCTCAGGTCCCTCCAGAAGTGAGCTAGATCCAGCTCAGATCTACTtgagagagccagttgttaaattttcaaaattGACATTTATACCTGGAAATTGGTACATGCTACAAATGAGGCCATGTAACAACTagtgttccatgccccatgtgccacaaattctgtgcctcagcctttggacttcaaagtcacatgagggtacatcaatagatgataatgcacaaagaccatcgtcattctcggcttccaagagactactactactacaaatgAGGGCCTGATttgattgttttattgattgtctagatttaagaaaataatggagaaatttttaataatgcagattaaacttaaaattttgtCTTGAGTACATTTTTTTCCAGGGAGCTGCTTGTTAAACATTCCCCTCTTccactaagattttttttaacccttaccttctattgtacaatccatactgtgtattggtttcaaggcagaagagtagaagggATTGGCAATGGAGTTTAATTGAatcacccaagatcacacagctgggaagtgtctgagaccagatttgagatTTTATTTGAAAGTGAAGGATATTCAACAGCAACAAGATTATGCCTCACATACCACCATCAAAGAGTCAGTTCTTGCTTGGGATGTgcttttatatgtataaaatatacccTAACGTTTTCATTCACCTCAGTGAATATTTACCCCTGGCTTTTCTTCTAGTCAGTGAGGTACAGAGGCCTTGAGCTGAAAGTCCaggaggttgggggaggggaggtctGGCAAAAGTAGGGGCAAAGGACCAGAAAGAGGTAGAACAGGAACACCTAATGTCAAGATCAAATTTACCCAGGACTGATCCTTTGCCTTAAACAAGTCCATCCTCCTTCCCAAAAGCAAACTTTGAAAGGAGTGCCTCTCCAGGTAGACTCTCTACTTTCTGGTACATGCATGGGGGTATTGGGGCACTTCCTCGGGGCCAATTCTCtccttacagatgaagaaacaaaccagaggagaagtgacttgcttgtCACCCAAGAGTGGTTTAAGGAAGGACTGAACACTATTGGCAGAGGTGGAAGaggatagtagtagtctcttggtaacccaggatgacgattgtctttgtgcattttcatctgtggtgtatagatgagtgtgcacaaagacacttgtgcgtgaaggagatttaagtggaaaagtcattgcacagagatagtcccactctctcagcaggGTCCAGTGGCAccaaaaatcattacacctggagacttcctcagctgcattggatggccgtgttgtcttttgtgctccaacatgccctgagcactccacagtgctttgctgcgtcgccctctcagccattgaaccttcttattggtttcttccgtctgttcggctgaagcaatcttcacatgctgggtgagcaaagccctggttcaccaggggtcgatgacccgatggctaccctcacagggtttagctggcctgtcgaagccgttgcctggggtgtggccactgccgcatgctagcagcttcTAGGAGCcgcaagtgagagctgggtgtcaggtgaggttcagaggttggagagctgccctaagagggcacgacaagccctccataccagagatactacccctccctgagcacctaGATCCCTCATAAACCCCATTAGTGACAGTTGGTAGTCCCACCTCCTCCTCAAATTATCCTGTATTTATTGACAGGATAATAACTGGGAGAATCATGGTGTAATGTGAAAAGTGCTAGATTTACAgcagaccagagttcaaatctagctcttcCAAATCCTATCTATATAACCTTGGGAAGTGGCCTTACcattctaagtctcagtttcctcacctatagaaTGAGAAGGTGGGACTAAATGATCTAtaagttcccttccaattctaggaTTCAGTGATCTAATATTCCATTGTAtcattttagaatataaacttctgaAGGGCGGAGACCATATCTGTGTCCCTAGGATATAGCCCAATGTCACAAATGTGACAGGTACTTAATAGATGTCTGTTGGACAAAATGATTCCCCTTGAAATTCCTCAAATATAGACACAAGTCTGGGGCTAAGATTCAAGGATAAAGTAGTGTTAAGGATACAAGGAAAGCTTCTTCAAGAGAACATAGACTTTGAgttctaataaataaatattaataagcacctactgtgtgccaggcactgtgatgaacactggggatataaaagaagacaaaagacagtcccttctttccctcaaggagttcacagtcgaatggaggagacaacatacaaataccTCTATACAAAGCAAGCTGTATCTAGGATAGCCAAAGTCAAGTGACTCTTcatctccagaagcctttcccagtatatcacactctccttctgaggatcaaactcgggaccttcagcttgcaagaCTGATGTGCTGCCTATAGCACCAAAAAGTCACTCAACTTCATCTTGGGcttagctcccacctgaagtggattttcattcccctgagggtaccccactcagtctgaaactgctagcctgggattcccttcagggaagATTCCCATAGGAACAgggggaacaagtacaaactttggggtctccaacctataaactaatcctgaaacttggggttcaccagatcccactaggccacaagtttgggattcctagactCCATGTTGacagaatcaatatacagtatggaATCTCTGTTAGGACACATCTTTAGTAATCCTTGGTAATCTTTAGTAGAGTTTAGTTTAGAAAAGGATTAAGCTTAAAATTAATTATTGTGGGTTGAATATCTTGAGACAAATAGTCAGATGCaaacctttcccctttttcctttcccatcactcccttctctgttaataaattcatttgtgTAAATGTGATTTTCTCCCTTTGTATAAATCCTTCCACTTTTCCTAAATATCCCCATAACAGTTTTGGTGAGCCAGTTAGGAGTCGAACCTACAatcaactattgaatctgatgatctagaaaaagcttatgtagactcataaattcagaagtggaaggataAATTTGGAgcaaaagaacatggaatataggttgcagacactggaaaaccactgttactaaaagatttatatacctatttgtgtcaagtcatccacacaaaaggtcattttggtactcaagctgtagtagACTCTGTAAAGAAGCAATGGGTAGCACCAGAAATAAGTACTATAGCAAATAAGATCTATacaagttgttctgtttgccaaaaatttaaCCAaagggcattcagacagaaaggtttaggtggtagatctttagcatattgtccatttgagagtctgcaaattgattatatccacatgccaaaagctggaagatacaagttttgtctggtaattgtGGACAGATTAACTAAGAGGCCTGAAACATTTccaacaaatacaaatacagctaactTTGTGGTAAAaatgttgattaaggaaattattcctacaTTCGGtgtaccacttaccatagactctGACAAAGGATTTCATTTTacccaagatatcctgaaaagagtctatgagaatctaggaataacacctaaatatcatgttccttatcacccacaaatttcaggtcaagtggagtgtttaaatagggaactcaagactatggtggggaaaatatgctgaaactcatctaaaatggccagatattcttcccatagctttgttttacttacatacaagaccaagagcagatctacatgtatcatcttatgaaatgctctttggacatgctccattgcaggcaaaaacttgtaagactgtATACATCTCACTTAGGGGGatattgtcaacttgcttcatacttaagtgctttacaacaatgtCATAAAGAACTACATGATATGGaagtattgatccaatctggcccattggattattctcttcataatttcaaacCAAGAGAtatcatatatgtgaaaaattttgctaacgcatcagcaacacaagagagttggatAGGACCTTACacaattgtgttagtttctccatcttcagtaaaagttttaggTAGaaattcatggtatcattgtttaCATATAAAATTGGCATAcggtattaataatgaaaatgtacaaattatagaggaagaaaatgaagaagaagagattGTAGAAAGTAAGAATCATCAGTAAAATtgagtctgaagtcagaaagatcaggAAGGAGAGGatcattccagtggaagaggacatttggatGGAAGAAggcaatgcagatgaagaggaggatttagaaattaatggacattgttaaaagactgaaaaacttataaatttaaatactttggggaaatttgcaatgaagaggatcaagtaATTAATGGACTAATGGATTAAAAATgttgggtaatgtattataacacaaaaacaacataacatattcatacaaacaaacaaatatatttactaccatggaattggagaggaagaattcttcaatcaagatgagatgagaagagaaggaaagtctGAAGGAGTGGTAAGTATattacatgcaacagtaacataataCTAACATAGTAACACTGACATAACACTAGCAGAACAACATAACATtgcaaaaataacaacataacaaacacataaacaaataaatgaacatgtttaggttacattgattcactatttgaatgagtgaaacaacgTATAGCtagggtactaacaatgttataattagctataaatTAGTTGCTAATGAAAAATAGTTAGATACTTAGTTTAGCATAGGAACATAGGTAGACAGGAGAATTTTGAAGAGAGAGTTTTAATTAGATAGGATTAAAGTagataagataaggtaagatactgaCTTACACTACAAAAGGCATTACAACATACATAACAATATGCATTACATAACACAAATGACATGACATCACATACCACACAAAATTATAAGTACATATGTAAATAGTatgtataataggattgtaaaattAGTggtattatagtgtatgtatatgtgtaacaT
The window above is part of the Monodelphis domestica isolate mMonDom1 chromosome 7, mMonDom1.pri, whole genome shotgun sequence genome. Proteins encoded here:
- the EPDR1 gene encoding mammalian ependymin-related protein 1 yields the protein MSRGYQDAPWFWGAGGVGGRLSGSSWQPLLPPAFTAAAPPARVCSPPAFARALPPPPARTSTLRMPIGLWRARLPLHFLLAAESRRGGIGGGKGSRSRSRSRSGREPAASSLPAVSSSQLPVLGEAGAEVAAPSRRDWTSVPPSPGKGTEGLGEGGDGGESPCPALPTLATSPCAAHLPCAAHPALPCPWPLCSPAGSSPPALSAAAPRGMRAALLVALLLGGFCSWELAVGEPGPPCQAPQQWEGRQVRYEHSSGRSTRALLTYDGPQQRIRLLEERKALIPCKKFFEYIFLYQDGVMFQIDQATQLCSKIALTDQWDPLDIPQNSTFEDQYYIGGPQDQIMIQEWSDRKAARKYETWIGVYTVKDCYPVQETYIRNYSVTFSTRFFDIQLGIRDPSVFTPPSTCERAQTRMMSEAC